The Streptomyces luteogriseus genome includes a window with the following:
- a CDS encoding ABC transporter ATP-binding protein — protein sequence MSDVLELQDVSVVREGRALVDQVSWSVKEGERWVILGPNGAGKTTLLNLASTYLFPSSGTASILGETLGRPGTDVFELRPRIGMAGIAMTEKLPKRQTVLETVLTAAYGMTATWHEDYEDIDEQRARAFLDRLGMSDYLERRFGTLSEGERKRTLIARALMTDPELLLLDEPAAGLDLGGREDLVRRLGRLALDPIAPSMLMVTHHVEEIPPGFTHVLMIRQGKVLAAGPLELELTSRNLSLCFGLPLVVEQSGERWTAQGLPLT from the coding sequence ATGAGCGATGTTCTGGAGCTTCAGGACGTATCCGTGGTCCGTGAGGGCCGGGCTCTGGTGGACCAGGTCTCCTGGTCGGTCAAGGAGGGCGAGCGCTGGGTCATCCTCGGCCCGAACGGCGCCGGCAAGACCACCCTCCTCAACCTCGCCTCCACCTACCTCTTCCCCAGCTCGGGCACCGCGTCCATCCTCGGCGAGACCCTCGGCCGGCCCGGCACCGACGTCTTCGAGCTGCGCCCCCGCATCGGCATGGCCGGCATCGCCATGACCGAGAAGCTCCCCAAGCGCCAGACCGTCCTCGAGACGGTCCTGACCGCCGCCTACGGCATGACCGCCACCTGGCACGAGGACTACGAGGACATCGACGAACAGCGCGCCCGCGCCTTCCTCGACCGCCTCGGCATGAGCGACTACCTGGAGCGTCGGTTCGGCACGCTCTCCGAGGGCGAGCGCAAGCGCACCCTGATCGCCCGCGCCCTGATGACCGACCCCGAGCTGCTCCTCCTCGACGAGCCCGCCGCCGGCCTCGACCTCGGCGGCCGCGAGGACCTCGTCCGCCGCCTCGGCCGTCTCGCCCTGGACCCGATCGCCCCCTCGATGCTCATGGTCACCCACCACGTCGAGGAGATCCCCCCGGGCTTCACCCACGTCCTCATGATCCGCCAGGGCAAGGTCCTCGCCGCAGGCCCGCTGGAGCTGGAGCTCACCTCCCGCAACCTGTCCCTCTGCTTCGGCCTCCCGCTCGTGGTCGAACAGTCGGGCGAGCGCTGGACCGCACAGGGCCTCCCGCTCACCTGA